CGTCATGTGGGCCGCTCTAGGCGGTCTTGCCCTGCTTGTCTTCGTCGTCTTCTGCGTCCGTGAGCTTCTTGAGGTCCTCCGTGGCCTGGGAGGAAGCTTTCCGGAACTCCCGGAGCCCCTGGCCCAGTCCCCGCATGATCTCCGGGATCTTCTTCCCGCCGAACAGGATGACCACGATGATCAGGATGACGATGAGCTCTTGCGGCCCTAGCCCGAACATGCAATCGCCTCTCTTCGCGCAGCTTCCGCGCGGACTCGATGCAGTCTCCCCACCGCCCAAGACCACCGGGACGCCTCAGATGATGCACCCCGGCGCGCACCGGACATCACTGTTCTGTGCTTATTCTATATGGAAGCCTCGCGCTTTACAATTGTTCGTCTAGGCCGGCCGGGAAGACGCAAACTGAAGCGCGTGCC
Above is a window of Armatimonadia bacterium DNA encoding:
- the tatA gene encoding twin-arginine translocase TatA/TatE family subunit, with the protein product MFGLGPQELIVILIIVVILFGGKKIPEIMRGLGQGLREFRKASSQATEDLKKLTDAEDDEDKQGKTA